A window of the Rhodoferax sp. GW822-FHT02A01 genome harbors these coding sequences:
- a CDS encoding KTSC domain-containing protein — protein sequence MAHFNPESGQLDLHWDNKSVLAYKHVPQEVYRRLCSAPNPAAYWEDRIAEEYPRGIPMAFPASSEAKKNFGDLFGSSDDANGESAAG from the coding sequence ATGGCCCACTTCAATCCCGAGTCCGGGCAGCTGGATCTGCATTGGGACAATAAGTCGGTGCTTGCCTACAAGCATGTTCCTCAGGAGGTGTACCGCAGATTGTGCAGTGCCCCTAATCCGGCAGCCTATTGGGAAGACCGCATTGCAGAGGAGTACCCCAGAGGCATACCTATGGCATTTCCTGCATCGTCAGAAGCCAAGAAGAATTTCGGCGACCTGTTTGGCTCCAGCGATGACGCCAATGGAGAGTCGGCAGCAGGATAG
- a CDS encoding PAS domain S-box protein produces MNYAAPRPINEEGRLARLRALQVLDSEPEPIFDALTRTASAICNAPIALLSLVSADRQWFKSNIGLEGTAETSREVAFCAHAILGTDLMEVPDAMEDPRFCLNPLVTGQPHIRFYAGVPVVMSEGESVGTLCVIDTQPRVLNDVQRKALSDLALVASKALDMRQRALELDQLHARTAEKAQEISTQEALYHAIVEDQTDLVSLSLPSGELTYVNEAYAKHFALTPKDMVGRNLLDYVSVKDRDAVASHLQKLCEGPGVAYGENQMRSAKGEERWMAWSNRSIGDDSNQVIALHSVGRDITDRKQAEFALKASQNRLRTLYESTPAMLHSIDRQGRILYVSDMWLRSLGYTREEVVGKRSTDFLTPASRDYATNDVLPKFFESGQIEDIEYQMVRKDGTVIDVVLSAILERDSSGQPEHSLAIIQDVTEKKALSAALIAKEERLSLATSVNGIGIWEVDLKTGKVEWTDTMFEIFGGTRASFGGTLEEWSSKLHPDDYQRSVTEFQKAIETYQPIDFDFRVLKDNGGIRHVHSRAEVIRDEQGNATRVLGANYDVSERKEVERALARSEQRLRLIANNLPILISYVDMDYRYTFTNDKYQTWFHLKEGSTVGKTVAEVFGEEVFAGVKSYMAEAMTGKDVSFELTNIIPGSPTNLYVHYVPDRDAQGTVTGIFGMVLDRTEQHQAQARLEASERQLRAVTDNLPVLIAYVDTEERLQFLNATFKDWLGIDLQWATGRSIHEVLGDVRYEKRRDALRKALAGERIEFDSEINENGVHRYLRTIFIPDVWPDGVAHGAYVLSLDVTDVKRVEKELKDIARIDPLTGLPNRRQFDEKLGQAIARCQRTGSRMALMYLDIDHFKSINDTYGHGVGDLVLCEFANRLKSNIRITDTAARLAGDEFVVILEDLSDRNEVQMIAEKLVGTIRATMQLGDHKIHATTSIGITLCEGNELNPAALVARADRALYQAKAAGRDTFWLDVPPGT; encoded by the coding sequence CATTGGGCTGGAAGGAACAGCCGAAACGTCCCGAGAAGTGGCTTTTTGTGCCCATGCAATTCTGGGTACGGATCTTATGGAGGTCCCTGATGCCATGGAAGATCCCAGGTTTTGCTTAAACCCACTGGTCACCGGGCAACCGCATATTCGCTTCTATGCTGGAGTTCCGGTGGTCATGTCAGAGGGCGAAAGCGTTGGCACCTTGTGCGTAATCGATACCCAACCACGTGTGCTAAATGATGTGCAACGCAAGGCGTTGTCGGATCTCGCGCTTGTTGCTTCAAAAGCACTGGATATGCGCCAACGCGCCTTGGAATTGGATCAGCTACACGCACGAACTGCAGAAAAGGCACAGGAGATAAGTACGCAAGAAGCGCTCTATCACGCTATCGTTGAAGACCAAACTGATCTTGTCTCTCTATCGCTACCAAGCGGCGAATTGACTTATGTCAATGAAGCATATGCCAAGCATTTCGCACTGACGCCTAAAGACATGGTTGGACGCAACTTGCTTGACTATGTTTCAGTAAAGGATCGGGACGCTGTTGCATCCCATTTGCAGAAGCTTTGCGAAGGGCCCGGGGTTGCGTATGGTGAAAATCAAATGCGTTCTGCAAAAGGTGAAGAACGCTGGATGGCCTGGTCCAATCGCTCCATCGGAGACGATAGCAATCAAGTCATTGCCTTACATTCCGTAGGCAGGGACATCACGGATCGCAAGCAGGCCGAATTTGCCTTGAAGGCAAGCCAGAATCGCTTGCGGACTCTGTATGAGTCCACCCCGGCAATGCTGCATTCCATCGATCGACAGGGACGAATACTGTATGTGAGCGATATGTGGCTCCGAAGTTTGGGATACACCCGAGAAGAAGTAGTCGGTAAGCGCTCCACGGACTTTCTCACCCCGGCCTCGCGAGACTACGCGACGAACGATGTACTGCCTAAATTTTTCGAGTCTGGTCAGATCGAGGATATCGAGTACCAGATGGTTCGGAAAGATGGAACGGTTATCGACGTAGTGCTTTCTGCAATATTGGAACGTGACTCGTCTGGGCAACCAGAGCACTCATTGGCCATCATTCAGGATGTAACCGAAAAGAAGGCATTGTCAGCTGCGTTGATCGCGAAAGAGGAGCGTTTGTCTTTGGCAACGTCCGTCAATGGCATAGGCATCTGGGAAGTTGATCTAAAGACTGGGAAGGTCGAATGGACCGACACCATGTTCGAAATCTTCGGCGGTACCCGCGCATCTTTTGGTGGCACTCTTGAAGAGTGGTCAAGCAAGCTGCATCCGGACGATTACCAGCGAAGCGTAACTGAATTTCAGAAGGCCATTGAGACATATCAACCTATCGATTTTGACTTTCGCGTACTTAAAGACAATGGGGGAATTCGCCACGTTCATTCCCGCGCAGAAGTGATTCGAGATGAGCAAGGCAATGCAACCCGTGTGCTAGGTGCGAACTACGATGTGTCAGAGCGCAAAGAGGTAGAGCGTGCACTGGCGCGTAGCGAGCAGCGTTTGCGGTTAATTGCCAACAATTTGCCCATACTCATTTCCTATGTGGATATGGACTATCGGTATACCTTTACGAACGACAAATACCAAACATGGTTCCATTTGAAAGAGGGCTCCACTGTTGGGAAGACAGTCGCCGAGGTGTTTGGCGAAGAGGTTTTTGCTGGGGTTAAGTCCTATATGGCGGAGGCAATGACTGGCAAGGATGTGTCATTTGAACTCACGAACATAATTCCTGGCTCGCCAACCAACTTGTACGTGCACTACGTGCCAGACAGAGATGCTCAAGGTACAGTCACAGGTATCTTTGGCATGGTGCTTGATCGTACAGAACAACACCAGGCGCAAGCGCGCCTTGAGGCAAGTGAGCGGCAGCTCCGTGCGGTGACAGACAATCTGCCGGTTTTAATTGCCTATGTCGATACGGAGGAGCGACTGCAGTTTCTCAATGCAACATTCAAAGACTGGTTGGGAATTGATTTGCAATGGGCAACTGGGCGCTCGATCCATGAAGTCCTCGGCGACGTCCGCTATGAAAAACGTAGGGATGCCCTACGAAAGGCGCTTGCGGGCGAGCGCATTGAATTCGATTCTGAAATTAATGAGAACGGGGTTCACCGATACCTGCGAACCATCTTTATTCCTGACGTGTGGCCTGATGGCGTAGCACACGGCGCATATGTGCTTAGCTTGGATGTGACGGACGTAAAGCGGGTGGAGAAGGAACTTAAGGATATCGCTCGTATAGACCCGCTTACGGGCCTACCAAACAGGCGGCAGTTTGATGAGAAGCTTGGGCAAGCCATTGCACGCTGTCAACGCACCGGTTCACGTATGGCTCTCATGTACCTGGATATTGATCACTTCAAATCCATCAATGACACTTACGGGCATGGCGTAGGTGATCTTGTGCTGTGTGAATTTGCAAATCGCCTGAAGTCGAACATCCGCATTACGGACACGGCTGCTCGTTTGGCTGGCGACGAATTTGTCGTCATTTTGGAGGATCTGAGCGACCGAAATGAGGTGCAGATGATCGCTGAAAAGCTGGTAGGAACCATACGGGCAACAATGCAGCTAGGCGATCATAAGATCCACGCTACAACAAGCATTGGCATTACCCTCTGCGAGGGCAATGAATTGAATCCTGCTGCGTTAGTTGCTCGGGCTGATCGTGCGCTGTATCAAGCCAAGGCCGCCGGTCGTGATACGTTTTGGTTAGACGTACCGCCTGGCACTTGA
- a CDS encoding VWA domain-containing protein → MTQTLPVPVLFAVGEGRLAGLDALARTLWRPALTQVHGTLEDRLQGLVQLRGILVDATHKDEPHDALLGAPWPPEPIARPLARVLRQLELQRFCSAQPELADTVLRSLLFHLDFVTHFEDRGTTRAEAIAMAVSAFADEWTERSGEMDEVVQVFGMLPQDCKSSRWDRLLGILKSTGWQEVLRSHRLLVALPELTRLLQDLGRSRPVAESPSRPQSWVEAMKEVVALQDLQSTVRVPDLPGQTQGIHRGDQIARMVPSESMLLGHPRLRLLWHARRAERTLLCYEDDDQMAGVRRHKAQVRQPHQGQLPAPEFIAGPVLVCVDTSGSMQGGAEAVAKAVVLEAMRAAHAHGRRCHVFVFGGNDETIEMELPLDSAGLEHLTDFLGQSFQGGTDISGPLERVISKLEDTAWQQADLLIATDGEFGVTPAVAARLDAVKRKLGLRVQGVLIGDRETLGLIEVCDHIFPVRNWRKFGGLNVESPVHTSSLTALYFPAAVRRTGV, encoded by the coding sequence GTGACTCAAACCTTACCCGTACCCGTGCTGTTTGCGGTTGGCGAGGGGCGTTTGGCCGGACTGGATGCCTTGGCCCGCACGCTGTGGCGGCCAGCCCTGACCCAGGTGCATGGCACATTGGAGGACCGCTTGCAGGGCCTGGTCCAGCTGCGAGGCATTCTTGTGGATGCCACGCACAAGGATGAGCCGCATGACGCTCTGCTGGGTGCGCCGTGGCCGCCTGAGCCGATTGCCCGGCCTTTGGCGCGGGTGTTGCGGCAACTGGAGTTGCAGCGATTCTGCTCGGCCCAACCTGAACTCGCAGATACGGTGCTGCGGAGTCTGCTCTTCCATCTGGACTTTGTGACGCATTTTGAGGATCGAGGCACCACCCGGGCTGAGGCCATTGCCATGGCGGTATCTGCCTTCGCCGACGAATGGACGGAACGCTCAGGGGAGATGGATGAGGTGGTACAGGTCTTCGGCATGTTGCCGCAGGACTGTAAGAGCAGTCGGTGGGACCGGTTGCTGGGCATCCTCAAATCGACGGGCTGGCAGGAAGTCCTGCGCAGCCACCGCTTGCTGGTAGCCCTTCCCGAATTGACCCGCTTGCTGCAAGACCTCGGACGCAGCCGACCTGTCGCAGAGTCCCCCAGCCGCCCCCAGTCCTGGGTAGAGGCGATGAAGGAGGTCGTGGCGCTACAGGATTTACAGTCCACGGTGCGGGTACCCGACTTGCCCGGGCAGACGCAGGGCATTCACCGGGGTGACCAGATTGCACGCATGGTGCCTTCCGAGTCGATGTTGCTTGGGCATCCTCGCCTGCGGCTGCTATGGCATGCGCGACGGGCGGAGCGGACCCTGTTGTGCTACGAAGACGATGACCAGATGGCCGGCGTACGGCGCCATAAGGCGCAGGTCCGGCAACCGCACCAGGGACAGCTACCGGCACCCGAATTCATCGCGGGACCTGTGCTGGTTTGCGTGGATACCTCGGGGTCCATGCAGGGCGGAGCTGAGGCGGTGGCCAAGGCCGTGGTACTGGAGGCAATGCGAGCAGCCCACGCCCACGGACGCCGCTGCCATGTGTTTGTGTTTGGTGGCAACGACGAGACCATCGAGATGGAGTTGCCCTTGGATAGCGCCGGGCTCGAGCACCTGACGGACTTTCTGGGGCAGTCCTTTCAAGGCGGTACTGACATCAGTGGCCCCCTGGAGCGTGTTATCTCCAAGCTGGAAGACACCGCCTGGCAGCAGGCAGACCTGCTGATCGCCACAGACGGTGAGTTTGGTGTCACGCCAGCGGTGGCGGCGCGGCTGGATGCAGTGAAACGCAAACTGGGACTGCGGGTGCAGGGGGTGTTGATTGGCGACCGCGAGACGCTGGGCCTGATCGAGGTCTGCGACCACATATTCCCGGTGCGAAACTGGCGCAAGTTCGGCGGCCTGAACGTGGAGTCGCCCGTACACACCAGCAGCCTGACCGCCCTGTACTTTCCCGCAGCAGTGCGTCGGACCGGGGTCTGA
- a CDS encoding AAA family ATPase, with translation MDSALIGKIEALTKALEKGLVERQRAVRLCLLTALAGEHSLLIGPPGTAKSELARRLHTVFRDARYFERLLTRFTVPEELFGPLSIKALEEDRYERHIAGYLPDAVVAFIDEVFKANSAILNALLTLLNEREFDNGAGRQRCPLVSLVGATNNVPEDEVSEAFFDRFLLRLPVAAVSATGFGALLKAGPPRQWQPPSADLTLTTSELQELANVAATVKLPETVVALLAELRAYLVAEDLRVAVSDRRWVKIIGLLRVAAATEGRTAVALWDLLLLPWLTAPDDVRQSAVADWLTSRLGVRQAFAPARLTLIVEAFERTLDAEQKANDLDYDEAGRLHFSATDIAGEIGDAKGGAAALRMQYNRRRLYGETHIRARRVQMDDLLARMAAYVQEVTLHQSDLQLYAARSVWLEPALIQRAQDHLATTRAAVTQLAQRAATLQEGFAQLPRLAVDNAKEPEPILHDPLDVA, from the coding sequence ATGGATTCAGCGCTCATCGGAAAAATTGAGGCACTCACGAAGGCTCTGGAGAAGGGTCTAGTTGAGCGACAGCGGGCCGTGCGGCTTTGCCTGTTGACGGCGTTAGCCGGCGAGCACAGCCTCCTGATCGGTCCGCCAGGTACGGCCAAGAGCGAGCTGGCTCGACGCTTGCATACTGTATTTCGTGATGCTCGTTATTTTGAGCGCCTGCTGACGCGCTTCACCGTACCGGAAGAGCTGTTTGGCCCTCTATCCATAAAGGCTCTGGAAGAAGACCGTTATGAACGGCACATTGCCGGTTATCTGCCAGATGCAGTGGTTGCCTTCATTGACGAAGTCTTCAAGGCCAACAGCGCCATCTTGAACGCGCTGCTGACTCTGCTCAACGAGCGCGAGTTTGACAACGGTGCCGGCCGCCAGCGTTGCCCTCTGGTCAGTCTGGTGGGTGCCACAAACAACGTGCCGGAAGACGAGGTCTCCGAAGCATTCTTTGACCGCTTTCTGCTGCGTCTGCCCGTGGCAGCAGTATCGGCAACCGGATTTGGTGCCTTGCTCAAGGCGGGCCCGCCGCGCCAATGGCAGCCTCCGTCTGCCGACCTGACCCTGACCACGTCCGAACTGCAGGAACTTGCCAACGTCGCCGCCACGGTGAAACTACCGGAGACGGTGGTGGCCTTGTTGGCAGAACTGCGCGCTTATCTGGTCGCCGAAGATTTGCGGGTGGCGGTGTCCGATCGGCGCTGGGTGAAGATCATTGGACTGTTGCGGGTGGCTGCTGCCACTGAAGGGCGCACCGCGGTGGCGCTATGGGACCTGTTGCTGCTGCCGTGGCTGACCGCGCCTGACGATGTCCGGCAAAGTGCTGTAGCCGATTGGCTGACCTCACGTCTGGGGGTTCGCCAAGCCTTTGCACCAGCCCGCCTGACGCTGATCGTGGAGGCATTCGAGCGAACACTGGATGCCGAGCAGAAGGCCAATGATCTGGATTACGACGAGGCAGGGCGCTTGCATTTCTCGGCCACGGATATTGCCGGTGAAATCGGTGACGCCAAAGGGGGTGCCGCGGCGCTGCGGATGCAGTACAACCGCCGCCGCCTGTATGGCGAGACACATATACGGGCACGACGCGTTCAAATGGATGACTTGTTGGCACGCATGGCTGCCTACGTCCAAGAGGTCACGCTGCATCAGTCCGATCTACAGCTTTATGCCGCTCGCAGCGTCTGGCTGGAGCCGGCGCTGATCCAGAGAGCGCAGGATCATCTGGCAACCACCCGTGCGGCCGTGACACAGTTGGCACAGCGTGCCGCCACCCTGCAGGAGGGCTTTGCGCAGTTGCCCCGGCTGGCGGTGGACAACGCCAAGGAACCCGAGCCAATACTGCACGATCCGCTGGATGTAGCGTGA